The following are from one region of the Phycisphaeraceae bacterium genome:
- a CDS encoding transcriptional repressor, with product MPSGRSPKPVPSVEIVEPLCAVFRRHLKKEGQKYTPERAQILDAIIQLDDVFEAERLLELLKGSGFRVSKATIYRTIKLLQDAGIIQQVLVDAEHAHYQLAYGRRPRDLLVRVDTGEIIPIEIPELIEIRDRICRAMGVTPQGHRLQIYAVASGPR from the coding sequence GTGCCGTCAGGCCGATCCCCCAAGCCCGTTCCCAGCGTCGAGATCGTCGAGCCGCTCTGCGCCGTGTTCCGGCGGCACCTCAAGAAAGAGGGCCAGAAGTACACACCCGAGCGTGCGCAGATCCTCGACGCAATCATCCAACTGGACGACGTATTCGAAGCCGAACGCCTGCTCGAACTCCTCAAGGGCTCGGGCTTCCGCGTCAGCAAGGCCACGATCTACCGCACGATCAAGCTCCTGCAGGACGCCGGCATCATCCAGCAGGTGCTGGTCGACGCCGAGCACGCGCACTACCAGCTCGCGTACGGGCGTCGCCCCCGCGACCTGCTCGTGCGCGTCGACACGGGCGAGATCATCCCCATCGAGATCCCCGAACTGATCGAGATCCGCGACCGGATCTGCCGCGCGATGGGCGTGACGCCCCAGGGGCACCGCCTGCAGATCTACGCCGTCGCGTCCGGACCGCGCTGA
- a CDS encoding biopolymer transporter ExbD, whose protein sequence is MSAGRFRLRTATTVAARDFGPNMTPMVDVVMVILIFFMAGTTILGPEWFLGAQVEQDQAAAQGNEPSDTDAPDDPFALDLPPTRVRVTLTRGEGGEALVSGLNLADASIAELERRLEELRESGAIESLEIIVQPGAGAAYQDVIRVYEACAGSGARGASLARSPGAPARP, encoded by the coding sequence ATGAGCGCCGGTCGCTTCCGTTTGCGAACCGCGACGACGGTCGCTGCGCGGGACTTCGGCCCGAACATGACGCCGATGGTCGATGTGGTGATGGTGATCCTGATCTTCTTCATGGCCGGGACGACGATCCTGGGGCCGGAGTGGTTCCTGGGCGCGCAGGTGGAGCAGGACCAGGCCGCGGCGCAGGGCAACGAGCCGAGCGACACCGACGCGCCCGACGACCCCTTCGCGCTGGATCTGCCCCCGACGCGTGTGCGCGTGACGCTCACGAGGGGCGAGGGGGGCGAGGCGCTGGTCAGCGGGCTCAACCTGGCGGACGCGTCGATCGCGGAGCTGGAGCGCCGGCTCGAAGAGCTGCGCGAGTCGGGCGCGATCGAATCGCTCGAGATCATCGTGCAGCCGGGCGCGGGCGCGGCGTATCAGGATGTGATCCGCGTGTACGAGGCCTGTGCCGGCTCGGGCGCGCGCGGCGCGTCCCTGGCACGCTCTCCCGGCGCGCCGGCGCGGCCCTGA
- a CDS encoding biopolymer transporter ExbD encodes MKKRHAIQHEQTVSAVNATPLIDVVLCMVIFFLMVGQLAEGQRIPLELPEARLGETESPRESFIINLVPASGGGEIAPGDEPGVVVNGESVTFAQIATMLREKSSRVQDVVVEIRAPGAAPYRWVERAMDACAEAGVRDVRLAASRAGDRP; translated from the coding sequence GTGAAGAAGCGGCACGCCATCCAGCACGAGCAGACGGTCTCCGCGGTGAACGCGACGCCGCTGATCGATGTCGTGCTGTGTATGGTGATCTTCTTTCTGATGGTGGGGCAGCTCGCGGAGGGCCAGCGCATCCCGCTTGAACTGCCCGAGGCGCGCCTCGGCGAGACGGAGTCGCCGCGCGAGAGCTTCATCATCAACCTTGTTCCGGCGAGTGGCGGGGGCGAGATCGCGCCGGGAGACGAGCCGGGGGTCGTGGTCAACGGAGAGTCGGTCACTTTCGCGCAGATCGCGACGATGCTGCGTGAGAAGTCGTCGCGCGTGCAGGACGTCGTGGTGGAGATCCGCGCGCCGGGGGCGGCGCCCTACCGATGGGTCGAGCGGGCGATGGACGCGTGCGCCGAGGCCGGCGTGCGCGATGTCCGTTTGGCCGCATCCCGCGCGGGGGACCGCCCATGA
- a CDS encoding MotA/TolQ/ExbB proton channel family protein has protein sequence MTSARCDRVRGAVALVALCAAAGSASASPADAGAGAERVGSTVMRLFWESFDLFTILIVLGSILSVAIIIRSFLEIRESVILPSSSVDSFRGRVKRADWAGLRRDAEKDDTFIGRVVRAALTATATGREGARENAELAASEQSAWWFRRIEMLNVIGHLGPLLGLVGTVYGMIIAFAALGETGGRAGPGELSLGISKALFHTFFGLMLAIPSLLAYGYFRTIVDRVCTRAMVVSAEIVESLPDSALDTSTTASKAGEKP, from the coding sequence ATGACTTCGGCGAGGTGTGATCGCGTCCGGGGCGCCGTCGCGCTCGTGGCGTTGTGCGCCGCCGCGGGTTCGGCTTCCGCGTCGCCGGCCGACGCGGGGGCGGGGGCCGAGCGGGTCGGCTCGACGGTCATGCGCCTGTTCTGGGAGTCGTTCGACCTGTTCACGATCCTGATCGTGCTCGGGTCGATCCTCTCGGTGGCGATCATCATCCGCAGCTTCCTCGAGATCAGAGAGTCGGTGATCCTGCCGAGTTCGTCGGTGGACAGCTTTCGAGGTCGCGTGAAGCGCGCCGACTGGGCCGGCCTGCGCCGCGACGCGGAGAAAGACGACACCTTCATCGGGCGCGTGGTGCGTGCCGCGCTCACCGCGACGGCGACCGGTCGCGAGGGCGCGCGAGAGAACGCGGAGCTGGCGGCGTCGGAGCAGTCGGCGTGGTGGTTCCGGCGCATCGAGATGCTGAACGTGATCGGGCACCTTGGCCCGCTTCTCGGGCTGGTGGGGACGGTGTACGGGATGATCATCGCGTTCGCGGCGCTGGGCGAGACGGGCGGGCGCGCCGGCCCGGGCGAGCTGTCGCTGGGCATCTCGAAGGCGCTGTTCCACACGTTCTTCGGGCTGATGCTCGCGATCCCGAGTCTTCTGGCGTACGGGTATTTCCGCACGATCGTTGATCGCGTGTGCACGCGCGCGATGGTCGTGTCGGCGGAGATCGTGGAGTCGCTGCCGGACAGCGCGCTCGACACCTCGACGACCGCTTCGAAGGCCGGCGAGAAGCCGTGA
- the yacG gene encoding DNA gyrase inhibitor YacG, which translates to MRETRGTDDPKRARNDGPTPGQGVRCPICDGAVDVHGESFPFCTRRCKLVDLGRWLGGGYVVSRPLEEDDFGEV; encoded by the coding sequence ATGCGTGAGACGCGAGGCACCGATGATCCGAAGCGAGCGCGTAACGACGGGCCGACGCCCGGGCAAGGCGTGCGCTGTCCGATCTGCGATGGAGCGGTCGATGTTCATGGCGAGTCGTTCCCGTTCTGCACCAGGCGATGCAAGCTCGTTGACCTCGGGCGCTGGCTCGGGGGCGGATATGTCGTGTCCCGGCCGCTGGAAGAAGATGACTTCGGCGAGGTGTGA
- the tsaE gene encoding tRNA (adenosine(37)-N6)-threonylcarbamoyltransferase complex ATPase subunit type 1 TsaE, whose protein sequence is MSVKAPIVIETGGEGETVALGAAIARLLRAGDVLALEGELGAGKTRFVRGLARGLGHDETAVSSPTYVLAHEYGAGEGPSPVLVHVDAYRVRSGEDLEAIGWDRMADGRSILAIEWPERLGDAIPESALRVRIEHAGGDRRLVTLSWSGDASGSGSGGWATRLGSLHYHSGDA, encoded by the coding sequence ATGAGCGTGAAGGCGCCCATCGTGATCGAAACAGGCGGCGAGGGCGAGACCGTCGCTTTGGGAGCGGCGATCGCTCGGCTGCTGCGCGCCGGCGATGTGCTGGCGCTGGAGGGTGAGCTGGGCGCCGGGAAGACCCGTTTCGTCCGTGGGCTGGCGAGAGGGCTGGGGCACGACGAGACGGCGGTCTCGAGCCCGACATACGTTCTCGCGCACGAGTACGGCGCGGGCGAAGGGCCTTCGCCCGTGCTGGTGCACGTCGACGCGTATCGGGTGCGATCCGGCGAGGATCTGGAGGCGATCGGCTGGGATCGGATGGCGGACGGTCGCTCGATCCTCGCGATCGAGTGGCCCGAGCGTCTCGGGGACGCGATCCCGGAATCCGCGCTGCGTGTCCGGATTGAGCACGCGGGGGGTGATCGTCGTCTGGTGACGCTCTCGTGGTCGGGGGATGCTTCCGGGAGCGGGTCCGGTGGCTGGGCAACGCGGCTCGGCTCGCTCCACTACCATTCGGGCGATGCGTGA
- the thiL gene encoding thiamine-phosphate kinase translates to MSTPESVLLRHIYARSVATDSSHAGVLVGPGDDCAVVRVEGDLLLTVDQLVEGRHYDAGATPIDLVARKAVARSVSDIAAMGGTALAALATGALRDSFDRERELFDAMHDWGERFGCPLIGGDIARVDGPTVLTCAVLGRAHPTRGAVLRSGARVGDGVFVTGSLGGSFASGRHLTFTPRVREGRELCDALGADLRAMMDLSDGLGRDAARLADASGVCVEIEASAIPMHEGVADWRAAAGEGEDYELLFASSREPPATLGEGTRVTRIGRVVERAANAPACVIVTDRGERVDAGDLGWEHRGA, encoded by the coding sequence ATGAGCACTCCCGAGTCGGTGCTGCTGCGCCACATCTACGCGCGATCCGTCGCGACGGACTCGTCGCACGCCGGGGTGCTCGTGGGCCCGGGTGACGACTGCGCGGTCGTCCGGGTCGAGGGCGACCTGCTGCTGACGGTCGACCAGCTGGTCGAGGGGCGGCACTACGACGCTGGAGCGACGCCGATCGATCTGGTCGCGAGGAAGGCGGTCGCGCGGAGCGTGTCGGACATCGCGGCGATGGGGGGGACGGCGCTGGCGGCCCTCGCGACGGGCGCGCTGCGGGACTCCTTCGATCGCGAGCGCGAGTTGTTCGACGCGATGCACGACTGGGGCGAGCGGTTCGGCTGCCCGCTGATCGGGGGCGACATCGCGCGCGTCGACGGGCCGACGGTGCTGACCTGCGCGGTGCTGGGCAGGGCGCACCCGACGCGCGGCGCGGTGCTGCGCAGCGGTGCGAGGGTCGGCGACGGCGTGTTCGTGACGGGCTCGCTGGGCGGCTCGTTCGCGTCGGGGCGGCACCTGACCTTCACGCCGCGGGTACGCGAGGGGCGCGAGCTGTGCGACGCGCTGGGCGCCGATCTGCGCGCGATGATGGATTTGTCGGACGGGCTCGGGCGCGATGCGGCGAGGTTGGCGGACGCGTCGGGCGTTTGCGTCGAGATCGAGGCGTCGGCGATTCCGATGCACGAGGGCGTCGCGGACTGGCGGGCGGCGGCGGGGGAGGGCGAGGACTACGAGTTGCTTTTCGCGTCGTCGCGCGAGCCCCCGGCGACGCTGGGGGAGGGCACGCGCGTGACGCGGATCGGGCGCGTGGTCGAACGCGCCGCGAATGCGCCGGCGTGCGTGATCGTGACCGATCGCGGCGAGCGCGTCGACGCCGGCGATCTTGGCTGGGAGCACCGCGGCGCATGA
- a CDS encoding DUF883 family protein, producing MSKAIVNDETRSEIEQLRDDLRAVREDLAALGKDVVSATKTGVHSASAAARDEARKRLEQLGEAWDDAKDTGRAAKRDVEHHIEEHPFAAVMIALGVGVVIGKLLDRR from the coding sequence ATGAGCAAAGCGATCGTAAACGACGAAACACGCTCCGAGATCGAGCAACTCCGCGACGACCTGAGGGCGGTGCGAGAGGACCTCGCGGCCTTGGGCAAGGATGTCGTCTCCGCGACGAAGACCGGCGTGCACAGCGCGAGCGCCGCGGCCAGAGACGAGGCGCGCAAGCGGCTCGAACAGCTTGGCGAGGCGTGGGACGACGCGAAGGACACCGGTCGCGCCGCGAAGCGCGACGTCGAGCACCACATCGAGGAGCACCCGTTCGCCGCGGTGATGATCGCGCTGGGCGTCGGCGTCGTGATCGGCAAACTCCTCGACAGGAGGTGA
- the lpdA gene encoding dihydrolipoyl dehydrogenase, which yields MADSSGKHYDLIVIGGGPAGYVGAIRAAQLGMKVACVERAKLGGVCLNWGCIPSKSLLANAELYEKVKEADFWGLDFKGVEVKWDKVIGRSRDVAGKLNKGIEFLLKKNKIDHIVGSAKIVAARKGSTPCKVEIYDAKVKEELTTAPVDIQKKPREVITGTNILVATGSVARELPFAKIDGDKVIGAREAMTLKSKPKSLIVVGAGAIGMEFAYFYHTYGTKVTVIEMLPRILPVEDEDISNALEKIYKKDGMDIRTSTTTMAVEKTGTPGGGVKVTVAPFKDGKADESKKEVIEADKVLLAIGVKGRYDGLFDDALGLKTERDHIKTDYVANSMEPAKAITYKTNLEGIYAVGDVIGPPWLAHVAMEEAVTCVERIAGHDPIPIDYSVIPGCTYCHPQVASVGFTERALKENGLEKGKDYEVGVYNMQSHGKAIAAAENKGIIKIIRGLPRGEILGAHILASQATELIAELGLARRLEATTEEIIVTMHAHPTLHEAVHEAALAAEGRMIHA from the coding sequence GTGGCTGACTCCAGCGGTAAGCACTACGACCTGATCGTCATCGGCGGCGGGCCCGCCGGGTATGTCGGCGCCATCCGGGCCGCCCAACTCGGCATGAAGGTCGCCTGCGTCGAGCGCGCCAAACTCGGCGGCGTCTGCCTCAACTGGGGGTGCATCCCCAGCAAGTCGCTCCTCGCCAACGCCGAACTCTACGAGAAGGTCAAGGAGGCCGACTTCTGGGGCCTCGATTTCAAGGGCGTCGAGGTCAAGTGGGACAAGGTCATCGGGCGCTCGCGCGATGTCGCGGGCAAACTGAACAAGGGCATCGAGTTCCTCCTCAAGAAGAACAAGATCGACCACATCGTCGGCAGCGCCAAGATCGTCGCGGCCCGCAAGGGCTCCACGCCCTGCAAGGTCGAGATCTACGACGCGAAGGTCAAGGAAGAGCTGACCACGGCGCCGGTGGACATCCAGAAGAAGCCCCGCGAGGTCATCACGGGCACGAACATCCTCGTCGCGACCGGCTCGGTGGCGCGTGAGCTGCCCTTCGCGAAGATCGACGGCGACAAGGTCATCGGCGCGCGCGAGGCGATGACGCTCAAGAGCAAGCCCAAGTCGCTCATCGTGGTGGGCGCCGGCGCGATCGGCATGGAGTTCGCGTACTTCTACCACACCTACGGCACGAAGGTGACGGTGATCGAGATGCTGCCGCGGATCCTCCCGGTGGAGGACGAGGACATCTCGAACGCGCTGGAGAAGATCTACAAGAAGGACGGGATGGACATCCGGACTTCGACGACGACGATGGCGGTCGAGAAGACCGGCACCCCCGGAGGCGGCGTGAAGGTCACGGTGGCGCCGTTCAAGGACGGCAAGGCCGACGAGAGCAAGAAGGAAGTGATCGAGGCGGACAAGGTGCTGCTGGCGATCGGCGTGAAGGGTCGCTACGACGGGCTGTTTGATGATGCGCTGGGGCTGAAGACCGAGCGCGACCACATCAAGACGGACTATGTGGCGAACTCGATGGAGCCGGCGAAGGCGATCACCTACAAGACGAACCTCGAGGGGATCTACGCGGTTGGCGATGTGATCGGGCCCCCCTGGCTGGCGCACGTGGCGATGGAAGAGGCGGTCACCTGCGTGGAGCGGATCGCCGGGCACGACCCGATCCCCATCGACTACTCGGTGATCCCGGGCTGCACCTATTGCCACCCCCAGGTGGCGAGCGTGGGCTTCACGGAGCGTGCGCTGAAGGAGAACGGGCTCGAGAAGGGCAAGGATTACGAGGTCGGCGTGTACAACATGCAGTCGCACGGCAAGGCGATCGCGGCGGCGGAGAACAAGGGGATCATCAAGATCATCCGCGGTCTTCCCCGGGGCGAGATCCTCGGCGCGCACATCCTCGCGTCGCAGGCGACGGAACTCATCGCGGAGCTGGGCCTTGCGCGCCGACTCGAGGCGACGACCGAGGAGATCATCGTGACGATGCACGCGCACCCGACGCTGCACGAGGCGGTGCACGAGGCGGCGCTGGCCGCCGAAGGCCGCATGATCCACGCGTGA
- a CDS encoding PIG-L family deacetylase — translation MANIIVVGPHPDDQEAGMGGTVAKLADQGHDILLLDMTNGEPTPLGDPETRAKEAEAARKILAGEKGKVRRVCLDLPNRFVEHTIEARHAVAGEIRKHQAEILFIPYFEDAHPDHVATTRICEDARFDAKLSKIGLPGERIYPRWVFYYYCTHLRHVASPSFCIDITGYERRKLDAIRAYETQFVKANAQVVDWIEAAGVYLGSRIATKAAEGFFTREPIALESLSGLVMGPTGK, via the coding sequence ATGGCGAACATCATCGTGGTCGGGCCGCACCCCGACGATCAGGAAGCGGGGATGGGTGGCACGGTCGCGAAACTCGCGGATCAGGGCCACGACATCCTGCTGCTCGACATGACCAACGGCGAGCCGACGCCCCTTGGCGACCCGGAGACCCGCGCCAAGGAGGCGGAGGCGGCCCGGAAGATCCTCGCCGGGGAGAAGGGCAAGGTGCGCCGGGTGTGCCTCGACCTGCCCAACCGGTTCGTGGAGCACACGATCGAGGCGCGACACGCCGTGGCGGGGGAGATCCGCAAGCACCAGGCGGAGATCCTGTTCATCCCGTACTTCGAGGACGCGCACCCCGACCATGTCGCGACGACGCGGATCTGCGAGGACGCGCGGTTCGACGCGAAACTGAGCAAGATCGGGCTCCCAGGCGAGCGGATCTATCCGAGGTGGGTGTTCTACTACTACTGCACGCATCTGCGCCATGTCGCGAGCCCGTCGTTCTGCATCGACATCACGGGGTACGAGCGGCGGAAACTCGACGCGATCCGCGCGTACGAGACGCAGTTCGTGAAGGCGAACGCGCAGGTGGTGGACTGGATCGAGGCGGCGGGCGTGTACCTGGGCAGCCGCATCGCGACGAAGGCGGCGGAGGGGTTCTTCACGCGCGAGCCGATCGCGCTGGAGTCGCTGAGCGGGCTGGTGATGGGGCCGACGGGGAAGTAG
- the truA gene encoding tRNA pseudouridine(38-40) synthase TruA translates to MARFLLKLAYDGTDFSGWQIQTREGAEVESVRTVQAIVRRAVREAIREPVHIQGASRTDAGVHAAGQVAAFTRSDASDRVGAPDESLLAAINARLPEDIVALECFPVRACFQPISDASSKGYRYSLRDGGGRPLWDRRFVHHVQMRPGASLDVDAMREGAALLVGEHDFAAFAKAGHGRKTTVRTVHVCEVVRQDDGRITIDISGNGFLHNMVRIVAGTLVEMGKGRMGAERVAEALRSGDRTLAGPTLPPTGLRLEWIEYPPEVLDPTLAARERAWGSDAEREAVEQEE, encoded by the coding sequence GTGGCCAGATTCCTGCTGAAACTCGCGTACGACGGGACCGATTTCTCGGGGTGGCAGATCCAGACCCGCGAGGGCGCGGAGGTCGAATCGGTGCGCACGGTGCAGGCGATTGTCCGGCGCGCCGTGCGCGAGGCCATACGCGAACCGGTGCATATACAGGGTGCGAGCCGCACCGACGCCGGCGTGCACGCGGCGGGGCAGGTCGCGGCGTTCACGCGATCGGACGCATCGGACAGGGTGGGTGCGCCGGACGAGTCGCTGCTGGCCGCGATCAACGCGAGACTGCCCGAAGACATCGTGGCGCTCGAGTGCTTCCCGGTAAGGGCGTGCTTCCAGCCGATCTCGGACGCGTCGTCGAAGGGGTACCGCTATTCGCTGCGCGACGGGGGGGGCAGGCCGCTGTGGGATCGAAGGTTCGTCCACCATGTGCAGATGCGCCCGGGCGCGTCGCTGGATGTCGACGCGATGCGCGAGGGCGCCGCGCTGCTGGTGGGCGAGCACGACTTCGCGGCGTTTGCCAAGGCGGGCCACGGCAGGAAGACCACGGTGCGGACCGTCCACGTGTGCGAGGTGGTCAGACAGGACGACGGGCGCATCACCATCGACATCAGCGGCAACGGGTTCCTGCACAACATGGTGCGCATCGTCGCCGGGACGCTCGTGGAGATGGGCAAGGGGCGGATGGGGGCCGAGCGCGTCGCGGAGGCGCTGCGCAGCGGCGATCGCACGCTCGCCGGGCCCACGCTGCCCCCGACGGGGCTGCGGCTGGAGTGGATCGAGTACCCCCCGGAAGTGCTCGACCCGACGCTGGCGGCGAGGGAGCGGGCTTGGGGGAGCGATGCAGAGCGCGAGGCGGTCGAGCAGGAGGAGTGA
- a CDS encoding AAA family ATPase encodes MRVLVTGQVGMDKTPFLSGVRDFAGAQGESVDLFNIGQMMYAEARDVRPGRILDLPLSRLQSLRRAVFRDVIGESAGKQHVMVNSHATFRWRHGLFSAIDFDQVERFEPDMFVCLVDNIETVHWRLHSEHEVDATLKDLMVWREEEILATEMMANAMRKPFYIFSRGRTGENTRTMFRLVCRPEMKKVYPSFPMSHVVGMPAVLAEIDQFRAALAEKFIAFDPGDVDEKLLLDRAIAAAKDGKDFVETTIHPSGERGGAVNIRVPVRGVLDIAGDIDGQIYMRDFKLVDQSDMICSYIPELPGGVPGLSSGVERELHHAFEHTKEVYVVWKPRKAPSPFITETATKVFGSVEEAMAHFEERGMFAQTNLFGH; translated from the coding sequence ATGCGGGTGCTTGTGACCGGACAGGTGGGCATGGACAAGACCCCGTTCCTGAGCGGGGTTCGTGACTTTGCCGGCGCGCAGGGGGAGTCGGTCGACCTGTTCAACATCGGACAGATGATGTACGCCGAGGCGCGGGACGTGCGCCCGGGGCGGATCCTCGACCTGCCCCTCAGCCGCCTGCAGTCCCTGCGCCGGGCGGTGTTCCGGGATGTGATCGGCGAGAGCGCGGGCAAGCAGCATGTGATGGTCAACTCGCACGCGACCTTCCGCTGGCGCCACGGGCTGTTCAGCGCGATCGACTTCGATCAGGTCGAGCGGTTCGAGCCGGACATGTTCGTGTGCCTGGTGGACAACATCGAGACGGTGCACTGGCGCCTGCACAGCGAGCACGAGGTCGACGCGACGCTGAAGGACCTGATGGTGTGGCGCGAGGAGGAGATCCTCGCGACCGAGATGATGGCGAACGCGATGCGCAAGCCGTTCTACATCTTCAGCCGGGGGCGGACGGGCGAGAACACGCGGACGATGTTCCGCCTGGTGTGCCGCCCGGAGATGAAGAAGGTGTACCCGAGCTTCCCGATGAGCCACGTCGTCGGGATGCCGGCGGTGCTCGCGGAGATCGACCAGTTCCGGGCGGCGCTGGCCGAGAAGTTCATCGCGTTCGACCCGGGCGACGTCGACGAGAAGCTGCTGCTGGACCGGGCGATCGCGGCGGCCAAGGACGGCAAGGACTTCGTCGAGACCACGATCCATCCCAGCGGCGAGCGGGGCGGCGCGGTGAACATCCGCGTTCCTGTGCGCGGCGTGCTGGACATCGCGGGCGACATCGACGGGCAGATCTACATGCGCGACTTCAAACTCGTCGACCAGAGCGACATGATCTGCTCGTACATCCCGGAACTGCCGGGGGGCGTGCCGGGGCTGTCGTCGGGCGTCGAGCGCGAACTGCACCACGCCTTCGAGCACACCAAAGAGGTGTACGTGGTGTGGAAGCCCAGGAAGGCGCCCTCGCCCTTCATCACCGAGACGGCGACGAAGGTCTTCGGCTCGGTCGAGGAAGCGATGGCGCACTTCGAGGAGCGCGGCATGTTCGCGCAGACGAACCTCTTCGGGCACTGA
- a CDS encoding DUF2294 domain-containing protein: MKTRGEIEDGICAGMIRFEQEYMGRGPKHIDAHLVGNMLIVRMHDVLTAAEKHLVTTRPPEDGRELVQRMRAKLLEAARPALDLLAESVCGVKPVTTHHHVCTASGEEIVVFSLSTTPTVRDKPNHRP, translated from the coding sequence ATGAAGACCAGAGGAGAGATCGAGGACGGTATCTGCGCAGGCATGATCCGCTTCGAACAGGAGTACATGGGGCGAGGGCCGAAGCACATCGACGCCCACCTCGTCGGCAACATGCTCATCGTCCGCATGCACGACGTCCTCACCGCCGCCGAGAAGCACTTGGTCACGACACGACCCCCCGAGGACGGACGCGAACTCGTGCAGAGGATGCGCGCCAAACTCCTCGAAGCCGCCCGTCCGGCCCTCGACCTCCTCGCCGAGAGCGTCTGCGGCGTCAAGCCGGTGACCACACATCACCATGTCTGCACCGCTTCCGGCGAAGAGATCGTCGTCTTCTCGCTGAGCACGACGCCGACCGTCCGCGACAAGCCGAACCACCGACCGTAA
- the sucD gene encoding succinate--CoA ligase subunit alpha has translation MAILVDANTKVICQGITGSFGALHTRGCYHYGTKMVGGVTPGKGGTKDDNGLPIFNTVKDAVHATGASATMIFVPPPFAADAILEAADAGVKVICAITEGVPVQDMVRTRALLDEMNATRAAKDRITLIGPNCPGVITPGPKTGSGDSAKSPYTNAGCKIGIMPGYIHTHISESKLGKAVGIVSRSGTLTYEAVWQTSRLGLAQSTCVGIGGDPVRGMNHIDTLRAFEEDPDTHGIMLIGEIGGTDEEAAAAFAKANVSKPVAAFIAGRTAPPGRRMGHAGAIISGGEGGADSKIAALRDAGFEIAETPADMGAAMARAMGLEPAMV, from the coding sequence ATGGCCATCCTCGTCGACGCCAACACCAAGGTCATCTGCCAGGGCATCACCGGCTCGTTCGGCGCCCTCCACACCCGCGGCTGCTACCACTACGGCACCAAAATGGTCGGGGGCGTCACCCCGGGCAAGGGTGGCACGAAGGACGACAACGGGCTCCCCATCTTCAACACCGTCAAGGACGCCGTGCACGCGACCGGCGCCAGCGCGACGATGATCTTCGTCCCGCCCCCCTTCGCCGCCGACGCGATCCTCGAAGCCGCCGACGCCGGCGTCAAGGTCATCTGCGCCATCACCGAGGGCGTTCCCGTCCAGGACATGGTCAGGACCCGCGCGCTGCTCGACGAGATGAACGCGACGCGCGCCGCGAAGGACCGCATCACGCTCATCGGGCCCAACTGCCCGGGCGTCATCACCCCCGGACCCAAGACCGGCTCGGGCGATTCGGCGAAGTCCCCCTATACCAACGCCGGCTGCAAGATCGGCATCATGCCCGGCTACATCCACACGCACATCAGCGAGTCGAAACTCGGCAAGGCCGTCGGCATCGTCTCGCGCTCGGGCACGCTCACCTACGAAGCGGTGTGGCAGACCAGCCGCCTCGGGCTCGCGCAATCCACCTGCGTTGGCATCGGCGGAGACCCCGTCCGCGGCATGAACCACATCGACACCCTGCGCGCCTTCGAGGAAGACCCCGACACCCACGGCATCATGCTGATCGGCGAGATCGGCGGGACCGACGAAGAAGCCGCCGCCGCCTTCGCCAAGGCCAATGTCAGCAAGCCGGTCGCTGCGTTCATCGCCGGGCGCACCGCGCCCCCCGGGCGACGCATGGGCCACGCCGGCGCGATCATCTCCGGGGGCGAGGGCGGCGCCGACTCCAAGATCGCCGCCCTGCGCGACGCCGGCTTCGAGATCGCCGAGACCCCGGCAGACATGGGCGCCGCCATGGCCCGCGCGATGGGCCTCGAACCCGCGATGGTGTGA
- a CDS encoding MarR family transcriptional regulator — protein sequence MPPRTLQHEIGKKKPFESPSEEAFLNIIRTASTLEGDIAPILREHGLTESSYNALRILRGHHPAGATCGTVGSHMVVRVPDVTRLLDRLEESGLVTRERNTVDRRVVIAKITRKGLELLARLDKPLLDAHDAQLAHMTQQELRTLSRLLVKARARVDAPPTQ from the coding sequence ATGCCGCCTCGCACCCTCCAGCACGAGATCGGGAAGAAGAAGCCCTTCGAGAGCCCCTCCGAAGAGGCCTTCCTCAACATCATCCGCACCGCCTCCACCCTCGAGGGCGACATCGCCCCAATCCTGCGCGAGCACGGGCTCACCGAATCCTCCTACAACGCCCTGCGCATCCTGCGCGGCCACCACCCCGCCGGCGCGACCTGCGGCACGGTCGGCTCGCACATGGTCGTGCGCGTCCCCGATGTCACCCGCCTCCTCGACCGCCTCGAAGAATCCGGCCTGGTCACCCGTGAGCGCAACACCGTCGACCGACGCGTCGTCATCGCGAAGATCACCCGCAAGGGCCTCGAGCTGCTCGCAAGACTCGACAAGCCCCTCCTCGACGCGCACGACGCGCAACTCGCACACATGACCCAGCAGGAACTCCGCACGCTCAGCCGCCTGCTCGTGAAGGCCCGCGCCCGCGTCGACGCGCCCCCAACCCAATGA